In the genome of uncultured Pseudomonas sp., the window TTGTAGTCCAGGCTGATCTCGACAAACACCAGCAGGCTGGCCTTGAGTTGCTGCGGGTTGAGGCGCGCGTGGTAGCCCATGATGATGCCTTCGCGCTCCAGGCGACGTACGCGCTCGGTGCACGGGGTGGTCGACAGGCCAACCCGCTCGCCCAATTCGGTAAAGCTGATACGCCCATCTTCCTGCAGGATGCGCAGGATGTTGCGGTCGATCTTGTCCAGTTCACGACGACTTTGATGCTGGGTGCGCATGGTGGATACCCCTCTGCAGAAGGCGATATTGCCAATAATTGTCGCCAAATATAGCTTTTTATATAGTGAAAAACACTGCCTTTCTCTTCCTATACTGCGCTCTATTGTGATTTTAAGAATTATCCGTCGTGCTCGGACACGATGAGGAGAGCGGCATGCGAGTTCTGGTTCTCGGTAGCGGTGTGATTGGTACCGTCAGTGCGTATTACCTGGCGCGTCAGGGTTTTCAAGTGGTGGTGGTCGATCGGCAGAATGCCCCGGCCATGGAAACCAGCTTTGCCAACGCTGGCCAGGTGTCGCCTGGTTATGCCTCGCCGTGGGCTGCGCCAGGCGTGCCGCTGAAAGCCATCAAGTGGTTGCTGCAGAAGCACGCACCGCTGGCGATCAAGGCCACCGCCGATATCGATCAGTACCTGTGGATGGCGCAGATGCTGCGTAACTGCACCGCCGCCCGCTATGCGGTGAACAAGGAGCGCATGGTGCGCCTGTCCGAGTACAGCCGTGACTGCCTCGACGAGCTGCGCGCTGAAACCGGTATTGCCTATGAAGGCCGCAGCCTGGGCACTACCCAGCTGTTCCGCACCCAGGCGCAATTGGATAACGCGGCGAAAGATATCGCCGTGCTCAAGCAGTCTGGCGTGCCCTTCGAGTTGCTCGACCGCGACGGTATCGTTCGTGTGGAGCCGGCGCTGGCCAACGTCAAAGAGAAGCTGGCCGGGGCGCTGCGCTTACCCAACGACCAGACTGGCGACTGCCAGATGTTCACCAGCAAGCTGGCCGAGATGGCCAAGGCGCTCGGTGTGGAATTCCGCTTTGGCCAGGATATCCAGCGCCTGGATGCCGCCGGTGAGCGCATCAATGGTGTGTGGATCGACGGCAAGCTGGAAACCGCCGACCGCTACGTGCTGGCCCTCGGCAGCTTTAGCCCGCAACTGCTCAAGCCGTTGGGGATCAAGGCACCGGTCTACCCGCTCAAGGGGTACTCCTTGACCGTGCCAATCACCAATGCGGCCATGGCACCGACCTCGACCATTCTCGATGAGACCTACAAGGTAGCGATCACCCGTTTCGACAACCGCATCCGTGTGGGTGGCATGGCGGAGATTGCCGGTTTCGACCTGAGCCTTAACCCGCGTCGGCGCGAAACCCTGGAAATGATCACCGCTGATCTCTACCCGCAAGGGGGTGATCTAAGCCAGGCTGAATTCTGGACGGGGCTGCGTCCGGCGACGCCAGATGGCACGCCGATAGTCGGGGCCACCCGGTTTGCTAATTTATTCCTCAACACCGGTCACGGCACACTGGGCTGGACCATGGCCTGCGGCTCCGGTCGCCTGCTTGCCGATCTGATGGCGAAAAAGCGTCCACAGATCAGCGCCGAAGGCCTGGATATTTCCCGTTACAGCCGTTCCAAGGAGACTCACAAGCATGTCAGTACAGCGCCTGCTCACTGAAACTCGTCACAGCGAAATCGTTATCCATAACGGCACGGTCTACCTGGCCGGGCAATTGGCCGATGATTACAGCGGCGACATCGTGGCACAAACCCGCGAAACCCTGGCCAGCACCGAGCGCATGCTGGCCGAGGCGGGCAGCGACAAGTCAAAGATTCTCTCGGTGACCATCTTCTTGCGCGACATGGCGCGCGACTACGCCGGCTTCAATCAAGTCTGGGATGCCTGGGTCGCCCCCGGCACCGCGCCTGCCAGAGCCTGCGTTGAGGCGAATATGTACAAGCCTGAAGTGTTGGTAGAAATCACCGTGGTGGCGGCGCTCTGAGCCGACCCGCAACGATCGTAATAGGCTGTTGCCCGGTACCGCCGGGCTTTTTTATAGCCTGCCATTGCTGATGGGCCCTGCGGGCCATTGCTGCGCAACGTTAAAAACGGCCTGTGGCCTTTTTAACTCTGAAAACTGCTGATAATCGAGACCATCATGCGTCCTGCTCGTGCCCTGATCGATCTGCAAGCCCTGCGTCATAACTATCAACTGGCCCGCGAGTTGAGCGGCGCGCGCGCGCTGGCGGTGATCAAGGCGGATGCTTATGGCCATGGCGCTGTGCGCTGTGCGCAGGCGTTGCAGGAACAAGCCGATGGTTTTGCCGTGGCCTGTATCGAAGAGGCGCTGCAACTGCGCGAGGCAGGTATTGCTGGGCCGATCTTGCTGCTAGAGGGCTTTTTCGAGGCCGATGAACTGCCGTTTATCGAGCAGCACGGGCTGTGGTGTGTGGTGCATTCGTGGTGGCAGCTCGAAGCTATTGAGCGCAGCCACGTCAGCACGCCCTTGACGGTCTGGCTGAAGATGGACAGCGGCATGCACCGGGTGGGCCTGCACCCGGCTGAATACCAGGCGGCGTATCAGCGCTTGCTGGCCAGCGGCAAGGTGGCCAAGGTCGTACTGATGAGCCACTTCGCCCGCGCCGATGAGCTCGATTGCCCGCGCAGCGACGAGCAGCTTGCAGTGTTCCAGCAGGCACGCGAAGGCATTGTGGCCGAGGTCAGCCTGCGTAATTCTCCCGCGTTGTTGGGTTGGCCGAACGTGCCGAGTGACTGGGTGCGTCCCGGCATCATGCTCTACGGCGCCACCCCGTTTGAGCAGGCTCAGCCTGTGGCCGCGCGCTTGCAGCCGGTGATGACCCTGGAGTCGAAGGTCATCAGCGTACGTGAACTGCCAGCTGGCGAGCCGGTGGGCTATGGCGCGCGGTTTATCAGTGAGCGGCCGACCCGGGTTGGTGTGGTTGCCATGGGTTACGCCGATGGCTACCCGCGACATGCGCCTACGGGGACGCCGGTGGCGGTCGACGGTCAGCTAACCCGGCTGATCGGCCGGGTGTCGATGGACATGCTCACGGTCGATCTCACCGATTTGCCGCAAACCGGCCTGGGCAGTCGGGTCGAACTGTGGGGCAAGCAGGTGCTGGCCAGCGATGTGGCAACCCAGGCGGGCAGCATCCCCTACCAGCTGTTCTGTAACCTGCGCCGGGCGCCGCTGCTTTATCTCGGTGGCTGAGAACCTGTTTAAAGGCTGCTGCGCGTCGGCCCTGCTGCGTTAAAAACAGGCTCGGACTGCTCATTTACAACCCGTAAACTCCGCGTCCTCGCCTGTTTTGACCAGCCGGAGGCTGTTACTAACGTAGCGCCTTGCATGGCTCTAGCTCGCAAGCCTTTGAATAGGCCCTAACGCGCGGCGCTGTAGACGAGTTTGAACGCAAGTGTTGTAAATTCCGAACGCTATGCGATGATACGGTCACATTTCCGTATCTTCCCGAGGGGGACTCCAGCATTGGACGTCGGTGTTCGACTGCAATCCATTCGCAAACTCAAAGGCCTTTCCCAGCGCGAACTCGCGA includes:
- the dadA gene encoding D-amino acid dehydrogenase is translated as MRVLVLGSGVIGTVSAYYLARQGFQVVVVDRQNAPAMETSFANAGQVSPGYASPWAAPGVPLKAIKWLLQKHAPLAIKATADIDQYLWMAQMLRNCTAARYAVNKERMVRLSEYSRDCLDELRAETGIAYEGRSLGTTQLFRTQAQLDNAAKDIAVLKQSGVPFELLDRDGIVRVEPALANVKEKLAGALRLPNDQTGDCQMFTSKLAEMAKALGVEFRFGQDIQRLDAAGERINGVWIDGKLETADRYVLALGSFSPQLLKPLGIKAPVYPLKGYSLTVPITNAAMAPTSTILDETYKVAITRFDNRIRVGGMAEIAGFDLSLNPRRRETLEMITADLYPQGGDLSQAEFWTGLRPATPDGTPIVGATRFANLFLNTGHGTLGWTMACGSGRLLADLMAKKRPQISAEGLDISRYSRSKETHKHVSTAPAH
- a CDS encoding RidA family protein; amino-acid sequence: MSVQRLLTETRHSEIVIHNGTVYLAGQLADDYSGDIVAQTRETLASTERMLAEAGSDKSKILSVTIFLRDMARDYAGFNQVWDAWVAPGTAPARACVEANMYKPEVLVEITVVAAL
- the alr gene encoding alanine racemase; this encodes MRPARALIDLQALRHNYQLARELSGARALAVIKADAYGHGAVRCAQALQEQADGFAVACIEEALQLREAGIAGPILLLEGFFEADELPFIEQHGLWCVVHSWWQLEAIERSHVSTPLTVWLKMDSGMHRVGLHPAEYQAAYQRLLASGKVAKVVLMSHFARADELDCPRSDEQLAVFQQAREGIVAEVSLRNSPALLGWPNVPSDWVRPGIMLYGATPFEQAQPVAARLQPVMTLESKVISVRELPAGEPVGYGARFISERPTRVGVVAMGYADGYPRHAPTGTPVAVDGQLTRLIGRVSMDMLTVDLTDLPQTGLGSRVELWGKQVLASDVATQAGSIPYQLFCNLRRAPLLYLGG
- a CDS encoding Lrp/AsnC ligand binding domain-containing protein; translation: MRTQHQSRRELDKIDRNILRILQEDGRISFTELGERVGLSTTPCTERVRRLEREGIIMGYHARLNPQQLKASLLVFVEISLDYKSGDTFEEFRRAVLKLPHVLECHLVSGDFDYLVKARINEMASYRKLLGDILLKLPHVRESKSYIVMEEVKESLSLPIAE